tagaaaaatgatAAAGCCGGTGCGTCGACACTAGTATAAAATTGGAaagtaagaaaagaaaatagTTTGCATATACACTCAACGgatattaattagttaaattagtactatataaaacaataatatctgctttattattttgttaaataaaaaactatattttaatcattcaaattttattaaaagttattcacaataaaaaaaatgagtACGATTTAATAAATCAAGCATAAACTGTATAAAGCTCAACATGTAAATATATTGTACTCTAGTAATTAGCATACgttaaaaatatgaataaaactAGATAGAACATGTAAATATTAATAATCATCATAATGGTCATTAGTAATTTGtagttaataaataaaaatgatttagttatttttattttcaaaaatgattataTTTTTAAACCTCTAATTATgaacaaatttattttaagaaatttgtaATAATCAGATAGTAATTTAAcgattgaatttaaattctgtctTAATTAGTTATTAATTAGCGATTAAAAATATAATCTATTACTAatttaatactattttaaattatattattaattagTGATAAAACATTTAATCAGTACTTATGCGATGATAAGTACTAATTTAACGATCAATTTTAAGATCAGTCGttaatttgtaattaaaaattttaatgaatcattaatttaataatagaattttaaaataagtggttaatgatataaaaaatattcaatattaaaataaaaaaataacaatcatattaaattgcttgattggtaatttacaattaaaaaatttattcaatcattatttaataattaaattttaattcaatcataaattttttaagtactaTTCGGTCATGTCATCGCTGAAGTAATAATGATATTATGACAGTATATTTGTAATTTTCCAGCAtttacattattttttttagtgTCCTCGTTTTTGttgtttttattaaaaatatatttttacaatTTATTCGATGGATTATTgttcgttgttattttcaggtctTTAGTGTTTGTGAGTTTTTTGGGTTAATTTCGATTAATGGGtgatattataaaattaatttttaaaaatgttttgtgTTTGATTATTTTTAAAGACCAGTTTGTATAATATTTAATAGTTACATATTTTATATGATAAATGAAGGTAGATGGATACATCCTGaatcaaaatacaaaatttaaaactagtGTGAAAGCAAGCAACAGATTAACCTTGGCCTAAAATACAGAAAGCATAAAAAAATGGATGAATTTTCCAAGGCACGTGGACGCCAAAGTGTTGGAGAACATCAAAAGCAAGAACCAGTTAAAACATTAATGATGGAGGAAAGATACAGAGAAATTGACATGTATATCAAGGGCATGCAAACTTAAACAGAAGATGAAGCTGCCTGCAATTTTATCTGTTGCTCTGGAACATTAAAATAATCTTGCAAGGCTAACATTTGGATAGAGCTATGTTTCAAGCTCTTAATAGCTTCCACAGTAGCCATGGCTCCAGCCACTGTAGTTATAATTGGGATCTTGTATGCCAATGCCATTCTCCTCAGTTGCCTTCCATCAATTGCATCAAGTGCATCACCTGAACTTGTTATTACCATAGCTTGTATGTCTCCATTTGCTAACATATCCCCTGCATGAGGTCTCCCTTCATGCATTTTAAAAACAACCTCAACTGGGATACCCTCCAATTCTAGTACTCTAGCTGTCCCAGAAGTTGCAACAATTTTGAAACCAAGTTCCAGGAATCCACGAGCAAGGGAAGCAAGGTGTGACTTTGTCAGATCATTTAGGCTGAGAAATATTGTACCAGTAACCGGCAGCTTCTGGCCAGCAGCAATCTGTGCCTTGGCAAAAGCCACATGAAAGTCGAAGTCAATTCCCATAACTTCTCCAGTGCTACGCATCTCTGGACCGAGAAGCACATCACAACCTtgaaatttttcaaaaggaaGTACAGCCTCCTTCACCGACACATGCCTTGGGACCACCTCCTTTGTGAATCCAAGTTCATGCAAAGTTTTTCCTGACATAACAAGGGAAGCATATTTTGCCAGTGGGTGACCAATAGCTTTAGAAACAAAAGGCACAGTGCGAGAAGCGCGTGGATTTGCTTCGAGAAGATATACATCTCCAGCAGCAGTAATAGCATACTGACAATTCATAAGCCCACATACACTTAGTCGTTTGGCCAGCTTTGTCGTCCATTGTTTAATTATATCTAAGCACTTACTTGACACAGTTTTTGTGGGAAGTGAACATGCTGAATCACCAGAATGAACACCAGCTTGCTCTATGTGCTCCATAATGCCACCAATCACCACATTCCCCTTAAAGTCAGCTAATGCATCAACATCGATTTCAATGGCATCATTGAGATACTTATCTATCAAGACAGGACGTTCTGGATCCACCTCTACTGCAGTCTCAAGGTATTTTACAAGTTTATCATCACTATAAACTATTTCCATTCCTCGTCCACCCAAGACATATGAAGGTCTGACTACAACAGGATAGCCAATGTCACTGGCAATTGAGATGGCATCTCTTTCACTCTTTGCTATGCCTCCTTTAGGTTGTTCGATCTTAAGGTCATTGAGAATTGCATTAAACCGTTCTCTATCTTCCGCAGCGTCAATGGAATCAGGTGATGTTCCCCATATTTGAACAAGCTCTGTTCCAGTGGAAGACAACAATTTTTGCTCTTCGAGGTAATGTTGTATAGGAAGAGCAAGCTTTAGCGGTGTTTGTCCACCAAACTGCACGATAATGCCATCAGGCCTCTCCAAGTCAATCACATTTAAAACATCCTCGATAGTCAAAGGTTCAAAGTACAAACGATCACTAGTGTCGTAGTCTGTGGATACAGTCTCTGGGTTGGAATTCATCATGATTGTCTCATATCCGTTctgcaatagaaaaaaaaaacaaaaaagaagcttCAATAGAAAAATGAGATGCAGATTTAGCACAGAAaacaatgaatttttaaatagaaTATGTTTTTACTTTTAAATAGTATTTTTGTGAAAACGTATAACAAGGAAACAAATTTTGTGAAAAACAAAAACTGACCTCTTTAAGGGCAAAAGCAGCATGACAGCAGCAGTAATCAAACTCAATACCCTGGCCAATACGATTTGGTCCACCTCCCAATATCAGCACTTTTTTCTTTTGAGTGGGAGTTGATTCGCATTCAAAATCATAAGAGGAGTACATGTAGGGAGTGTTTGCCTCAAACTCTGCAGCACATGTATCAACCCTTTTGTATGCGGGGATCACACCTAGTGACAAGCGTTTTTTTCGTACATCTCCCTCAGAGGAAGATGTTGCATATGCTATCTGCTTATCACTAAAGCCTCTCCTTTTAATTTCATACATATCATCCTTTGTCAGCTGGTCCAACTTCTGTGACAAGAGGAATTGTTCCACATCTACCAACTCTTTTAGTTGGAAAAGAAACCATTTGTCAATAAGACTCAGCTCATGAATTTCTTCTATGTTCATTCCTTTCTTCATTGCTGCATATACAGCGTGTATACGATCTGGATTAGGCACTCTCATACTGTACTTCAACTGATCCCAATCCCAGTTGAGTTCCTTGATACGTGCACAACCCCACCCAGAATATCCAGACTCCAACGATCTAACTGCCTTTTGGAAGGACTCTTGGAAAGTCCTACCGAGTGCCATTGCTTCACCCACAGATTTCATCTGGGTTGTTAAGATTGGTTCTGAACCAGGAAATTTCTCAAAGGCAAATCGAGGGATCTGCAACATGAAAGTGAAAAAGTAAAAACAAAAGTACTAATGTACATAGTGTTTAGTAATGATAAAAAGGTTAATTTACCTGTAAGTCATTAAACAAAGAATATTAACAATACACTTTTATAATTTTCAGAAACTAAAATACTTAGACGTGGAAGAGTTCAAAATTTGATCCAGTGCCAAATTTTAGGTAATTAAGCCAACAGTTTTCAGTTGATGGAAGAGGCAATGTGTTACATCCGGATTTACAAGTTCTGTTAACTTCCATTCAAGACCAAAGTAAATTAATTGAATGTGCACGTACTGATCACTCATCATTTTCAGCTTGCATACATGAGAAGCAAATAGAAAAGTCAGTGTAGATAACGTATCATATTCCTTGTGAAACTTGTATACTGCATGCTAAATTTTAACTAGTTACTATATGCATGaagattaaaaaaaacattttaagaaatctttcattttttttagctCCATCCCGGCTAATTTTGACAAAGTATTGAGAAAATCTTGCCGGTACTATTTCCATTAAATGACAAAAGCGTAGCATGAAGAATAGCATTCCATTAAAATCATTTAGTTGAATAAAATATCAACAAGATTGATGAGCCAAAGAATCTAACAAATCTAAGATATGAGGAAGAACAAATGTGGCGCACCTTTGTAACCACATAGTCTATAGATGGCTCAAAACTAGCTGGCGTTTTCTTGGTGATATCATTTGGAATCTGATCAAGGGTATAACCCACAGACAGCTTAGCAGCCATCTTAGCAATGGGAAAGCCAGTTGCTTTCGAGGCAAGTGCGGATGATCTTGAGACTCTAGGGTTCATCTCAATCACCATCACCTCCCCATCCACTGGATTAACCGCGAACTGCACATTAGAGCCCCCGCATTCCACCCCGATTTCTCGAATGATTGCTACCGAATAGTCCCTCAACCTCTGGTACTCCTTATCCGTCAATGTCTGTGCAGGTGCCACTGTGATTGAATCCCCTGTGTGTACACCCATGGGGTCAATGTTCTCAATTGAGCAGATGATCACGACATTGTCAGCCAGGTCACGCATCACCTCCAGCTCGTACTCTTTCCACCCAAGAAGTGATTTTTCGACCAGGACCTGGGATGTAAGGCTAGCGGCAAGTCCAGCGTGACAAATAGCTTCAAACTCGTCGCCGTTGTACGCGATGCCACCACCAGTGCCGCCAAGGGTGAAGGCAGGACGTATAATGAGGGGGAAACCACCGATGTCTTCAGCAATGGCTAGACACTCATCCAGGGTAGTGCCGATGCCAGACGGCGGCGTGCGGAGGCCAATGCGATCCATAGCGCGCTTGAAGAGGTCGCGGTCCTCAGCGGCGCGGATGGCATCCAGCTTAGCGCCAATAAGCTCGATCCCGCGGCGAGCAAGGGCGCCAGACTCCGCGAGCGCGACGGCAAGATTGAGAGCAGTCTGGCCGCCCATCGTGGGGAGGATGGCATCAGGCCGCTCGGCATCGAGCACCTGCTCGACCAGCTCCGGGGTCATGGGTCCCACATAGGTGCGGTGGGCGAGGTCAGGGTCGGTCATGATGGTAGCTGGATTGGAATTCACCAGCACCACCTCGTAGCCCTCGTCCACCAGGGCTTTGCACGCCTGCGTGCCGGAGTAATCGAACTCGCACGCCTGCCCGATCACGATCGGCCCGGCGCCCAGGATCATAATCTTCTTGATGTCCGTACGTTTTCCCCCCACAGGATGAAGTCCCGCGGCATCCGGCCTCTCCGCCTCCCGCCGGGCTGAGGCGCGGGGGACGAAGCGGTGTAGGAGGCCAGTGAGGGGGAGACGGGAATTTGGGAAGGGCTTGAGGAGAGGCGGCAGATAGGAGGCTAAGGAGGGGGTACTGGGTAACAGAGAGCGGCGCGAGGGCCGGTGAAGGAGGTGGTGGTAACAAAGAGCCATGGAGATGGAGGAGGAAGGAAGAGAGAGATGTGAGGTTTTTGATGGAGCGGGCGGCGCTGAGTATTACCTTTGAACCACCTTCAAGACAATTTATACGAGGTTCCAGTTTAGAAGGTGAAGACCGTAGGGTTTCCAATGAGGAGAGTGGGACCTGGCGAAACCAAATTATGCCGTgccaattaatatttttttataaattaacttttaaaatattcaactcatttaaaaaatataattttattattttattatttctctATATGTTTTTTATATTAtcggaattcaaatttgattaaTAATTTTCCATATAAACTATTCTAGATAATTATTTAGATCTTTCAAATAAGATAACAAATAAATGCTTAAATTTATACCgtcatatttattatatataaatcAGACTAAATTAttctaaataatttaatatttacaattagaaaatatatatgtattttttttgttgtgaattattaataatttggCTA
This window of the Zingiber officinale cultivar Zhangliang chromosome 3B, Zo_v1.1, whole genome shotgun sequence genome carries:
- the LOC122055875 gene encoding carbamoyl-phosphate synthase large chain, chloroplastic-like, with translation MALCYHHLLHRPSRRSLLPSTPSLASYLPPLLKPFPNSRLPLTGLLHRFVPRASARREAERPDAAGLHPVGGKRTDIKKIMILGAGPIVIGQACEFDYSGTQACKALVDEGYEVVLVNSNPATIMTDPDLAHRTYVGPMTPELVEQVLDAERPDAILPTMGGQTALNLAVALAESGALARRGIELIGAKLDAIRAAEDRDLFKRAMDRIGLRTPPSGIGTTLDECLAIAEDIGGFPLIIRPAFTLGGTGGGIAYNGDEFEAICHAGLAASLTSQVLVEKSLLGWKEYELEVMRDLADNVVIICSIENIDPMGVHTGDSITVAPAQTLTDKEYQRLRDYSVAIIREIGVECGGSNVQFAVNPVDGEVMVIEMNPRVSRSSALASKATGFPIAKMAAKLSVGYTLDQIPNDITKKTPASFEPSIDYVVTKIPRFAFEKFPGSEPILTTQMKSVGEAMALGRTFQESFQKAVRSLESGYSGWGCARIKELNWDWDQLKYSMRVPNPDRIHAVYAAMKKGMNIEEIHELSLIDKWFLFQLKELVDVEQFLLSQKLDQLTKDDMYEIKRRGFSDKQIAYATSSSEGDVRKKRLSLGVIPAYKRVDTCAAEFEANTPYMYSSYDFECESTPTQKKKVLILGGGPNRIGQGIEFDYCCCHAAFALKENGYETIMMNSNPETVSTDYDTSDRLYFEPLTIEDVLNVIDLERPDGIIVQFGGQTPLKLALPIQHYLEEQKLLSSTGTELVQIWGTSPDSIDAAEDRERFNAILNDLKIEQPKGGIAKSERDAISIASDIGYPVVVRPSYVLGGRGMEIVYSDDKLVKYLETAVEVDPERPVLIDKYLNDAIEIDVDALADFKGNVVIGGIMEHIEQAGVHSGDSACSLPTKTVSSKCLDIIKQWTTKLAKRLSVCGLMNCQYAITAAGDVYLLEANPRASRTVPFVSKAIGHPLAKYASLVMSGKTLHELGFTKEVVPRHVSVKEAVLPFEKFQGCDVLLGPEMRSTGEVMGIDFDFHVAFAKAQIAAGQKLPVTGTIFLSLNDLTKSHLASLARGFLELGFKIVATSGTARVLELEGIPVEVVFKMHEGRPHAGDMLANGDIQAMVITSSGDALDAIDGRQLRRMALAYKIPIITTVAGAMATVEAIKSLKHSSIQMLALQDYFNVPEQQIKLQAASSSV